One Cucumis sativus cultivar 9930 chromosome 1, Cucumber_9930_V3, whole genome shotgun sequence DNA segment encodes these proteins:
- the LOC101222272 gene encoding dynein light chain 1, cytoplasmic translates to MLEGKATVKETDMSEKMQMHAMASASQALDLFDVSDSLSLASHIKKDFDGTYGSGWQCVVGSNFGCFFTHSMGTFIYFSLETLNFLIFKSPS, encoded by the exons atgtTGGAAGGGAAGGCCACCGTGAAAGAAACCGACATGTCGGAGAAAATGCAGATGCACGCCATGGCCTCTGCTTCTCAAGCCCTCGATCTCTTCGACGTCTCCGATTCCCTCTCCCTTGCTTCCCATATCAAGAAG GATTTTGATGGTACTTATGGAAGTGGTTGGCAATGCGTGGTGGGTTCTAATTTCGGCTGCTTCTTCACTCATTCTATGGGcactttcatttatttttcccttGAAACTCTCAATTTTCTCATCTTCAAATCCCCTTCCTAA